The proteins below come from a single Streptomyces sp. SCSIO 75703 genomic window:
- a CDS encoding CGNR zinc finger domain-containing protein: protein MALGTAGAPSEPRFDTGRVCLDLLATTHPAERLGSVAALRTWIAHSGLVPPGTPLAHADPSWLTGFRELRCRTAQLVRAHAPSAAPGTRPREEAARPYEAARPYDLALVRVNDLARAAPPAVRAVRGEDGTLTRAPAGPPTRTALLAAVARDLVDLLTDPAARAALRQCEGDDCPVVYVDASRGRRRRWCSSEVCGNRERVARHRRRAAAAR from the coding sequence ATGGCACTGGGTACGGCCGGCGCCCCGTCCGAGCCGCGGTTCGACACCGGACGGGTCTGCCTGGACCTCCTCGCCACCACCCACCCCGCGGAACGGCTCGGCTCGGTCGCCGCGCTCCGCACGTGGATCGCGCACTCCGGGCTGGTGCCGCCGGGCACCCCCCTCGCCCACGCCGACCCCTCCTGGCTCACGGGCTTCCGCGAACTGCGCTGCCGCACCGCCCAACTGGTGCGCGCCCACGCCCCGTCCGCCGCCCCCGGCACCCGGCCCCGCGAGGAGGCGGCCCGCCCGTACGAGGCCGCCCGCCCCTACGACCTCGCCCTCGTCCGCGTCAACGACCTCGCCCGCGCGGCGCCCCCGGCGGTCCGCGCGGTGCGCGGCGAGGACGGCACGCTGACCCGGGCGCCGGCCGGCCCGCCCACCCGCACGGCGCTGCTCGCCGCCGTCGCCCGGGACCTGGTGGACCTGCTCACCGACCCCGCCGCGCGGGCGGCGCTGCGGCAGTGCGAGGGTGACGACTGCCCCGTGGTCTACGTGGACGCCTCCCGGGGGCGCCGGCGCCGCTGGTGCTCCAGCGAGGTCTGCGGCAACCGGGAACGCGTCGCCCGGCACCGCCGTCGCGCCGCGGCGGCCCGCTGA
- a CDS encoding sigma-70 family RNA polymerase sigma factor, which translates to MSPSSEPDEELMRALYREHAGPLLAYVMRLVAGDRQRAEDVVQETLIRAWKNAGQLNRATGSVRPWLVTVARRIVIDGHRSRQARPQEVDPSPLEVIPAEDEIDKALWLMTLSDALDDLTPAHREVLVETYFKGRTVNEAAQTLGIPSGTVRSRVFYALRSMKLALEERGVTA; encoded by the coding sequence ATGTCCCCGTCCTCGGAGCCGGACGAGGAGTTGATGCGTGCGCTCTACCGTGAGCACGCCGGCCCCTTGCTGGCCTACGTGATGCGGCTGGTCGCGGGGGACCGCCAGCGCGCCGAGGACGTGGTCCAGGAGACGCTCATCCGTGCCTGGAAGAACGCCGGTCAGCTCAATCGTGCGACCGGATCGGTACGCCCCTGGCTGGTGACGGTCGCCCGGCGCATCGTCATCGACGGCCACCGCAGCCGGCAGGCCCGGCCGCAGGAGGTCGATCCGTCGCCGCTGGAGGTCATCCCCGCGGAGGACGAGATCGACAAGGCGCTGTGGCTGATGACGTTGTCGGACGCGCTCGACGACCTGACCCCGGCTCACCGGGAGGTCCTCGTCGAGACGTACTTCAAGGGACGTACCGTCAATGAGGCGGCGCAGACGCTGGGCATACCCAGCGGCACCGTGCGGTCGCGGGTGTTCTACGCCCTGCGTTCGATGAAGCTGGCACTGGAGGAGCGGGGGGTGACGGCGTGA
- a CDS encoding zf-HC2 domain-containing protein, translating into MSGYGGFQGFGTGDSGNSAPMQGSSVPNEHETVGAYALGILDDGEATAFEAHLAGCEWCARQLDELAGMEPMLAALADLPDTGTPEIAESLVARPSPRLAERLADEVAERRAKKRRRNFYLVGTAAALIIGGPFAAVATTGGGGDGGGGRTTEARTTGSPAESAFAAMPDRITATDPTTEVSATVALEKKVWGTDAVVELKNVKGPERCSLIAVGKNGERETLASWAVPNEGYGIPGATTEKAREPLYVQGGAAFEPNQIDHFEIMTFDGKRLVEVDM; encoded by the coding sequence ATGAGCGGTTACGGGGGATTCCAGGGGTTCGGCACGGGTGATTCGGGTAACTCTGCCCCTATGCAGGGGTCATCGGTGCCGAACGAACACGAGACCGTCGGAGCCTATGCCCTCGGCATCCTCGACGACGGCGAGGCGACCGCGTTCGAAGCGCACCTCGCCGGCTGCGAGTGGTGCGCCCGGCAACTCGACGAACTGGCCGGCATGGAGCCCATGCTCGCCGCCCTCGCGGACCTGCCGGACACCGGCACGCCCGAGATCGCGGAGTCGCTCGTGGCCCGGCCCAGCCCGCGGCTGGCCGAGAGACTGGCCGACGAGGTCGCCGAGCGCCGCGCGAAGAAGCGGCGCCGCAACTTCTACCTCGTGGGCACCGCCGCCGCGCTGATCATCGGCGGCCCCTTCGCGGCCGTGGCGACGACCGGCGGGGGCGGCGACGGCGGAGGCGGGCGGACCACCGAGGCGCGGACCACCGGGAGCCCGGCCGAGTCGGCCTTCGCCGCCATGCCCGACCGGATCACGGCGACCGACCCCACCACCGAGGTCAGCGCCACCGTCGCCCTGGAGAAGAAGGTCTGGGGCACCGACGCGGTGGTCGAACTGAAGAACGTCAAGGGCCCGGAGAGGTGCTCCCTGATCGCCGTCGGCAAGAACGGCGAACGGGAGACCCTCGCCTCCTGGGCGGTCCCGAACGAGGGGTACGGCATCCCGGGCGCCACCACCGAGAAGGCCCGGGAACCGCTCTACGTCCAGGGCGGCGCCGCCTTCGAACCCAACCAGATCGACCATTTCGAGATCATGACCTTCGACGGCAAACGGCTGGTCGAAGTGGACATGTAG
- a CDS encoding UvrD-helicase domain-containing protein: MAAQAQQDSAVDSVHTAAHDSVRDREISGEQAHLDRVYRRLEEKIHEAEFLMRDAAQRGQVGTPGALAERDAQVFRAGVHLNRLNSEFEDFLFGRIDLLAGKDGKKGPDGAYTAVEPADGAIRPDDTADIAETLHIGRIGVLDEDYTPLVIDWRAPAAAPFYRSTPVDPGRVVRRRVIRSRGRRVLGVEDDLMRPGIRAFLDGRELPAVGDGALMAALGQARTHTMRDIVASIQAEQDLVIRAPAASVTHVEGGPGTGKTAVALHRAAYLLYRDRRRYAGGILIVSPTPLLVAYTEGVLPSLGEEGQVAIRALGSLVDGAEATLYDAPATARAKGSARMLKVLRKAARGALEPSGSPTRLRVVAFGRRLELEAEELAGIRRAVLGGTAPVNLLRPRARRLLLDALWDASGAGARHTDPELAAELRSSFDEDVSSEDDFVAFLDAWWPELTPAAVLDAMADEKALGRWARRVLTPGEVRRVARSLRREGRSVHDIALLDELQALLGAPARPRPRRDPDAFDQFGGVEELMPQREESRRERAERLARERTEYAHVIVDEAQDLTPMQWRMVGRRGRHATWTVVGDPAQSSWSDPDEAAAARDEALGSRPRRRFRLTVNYRNPAEIAELASRVLALALPGAAAPSAVRSTGVEPRFTVAGESLAATVREEAARLLERVDGTVGVVVAMHRREEARRWLDGLGDRVVALGSLEAKGLEYDATVVVSPAEIADESPAGLRVLYVALTRATQQLTLVSGERDEPDARGVPDLLRD, translated from the coding sequence GTGGCCGCACAGGCTCAACAGGATTCCGCGGTCGACTCGGTTCACACCGCCGCGCACGACTCCGTACGGGATCGGGAGATCTCCGGGGAGCAGGCACACCTGGACCGGGTGTACCGGCGCCTGGAGGAGAAGATCCACGAGGCGGAGTTCCTCATGCGCGACGCGGCGCAGCGCGGCCAGGTCGGCACGCCCGGCGCGCTCGCCGAGCGCGACGCCCAGGTCTTCCGGGCCGGCGTCCACCTCAACCGCCTCAACAGCGAGTTCGAGGACTTCCTCTTCGGCCGGATCGACCTGCTGGCCGGCAAGGACGGCAAGAAGGGACCCGACGGCGCCTACACCGCCGTCGAGCCCGCCGACGGCGCCATCCGGCCGGACGACACCGCCGACATCGCCGAGACCCTGCACATCGGCCGCATCGGCGTCCTCGACGAGGACTACACCCCGCTCGTCATCGACTGGCGGGCCCCGGCCGCGGCCCCCTTCTACCGGTCCACGCCCGTCGACCCCGGCCGGGTGGTGCGCCGCCGGGTGATCCGCTCCAGGGGACGGCGCGTCCTCGGCGTCGAGGACGACCTGATGCGCCCCGGGATCCGGGCCTTCCTGGACGGCCGCGAACTGCCCGCCGTCGGCGACGGTGCCCTGATGGCCGCCCTCGGGCAGGCCCGCACCCACACGATGCGGGACATCGTCGCCTCCATCCAGGCCGAGCAGGACCTGGTGATCCGCGCCCCCGCCGCCTCCGTGACCCACGTCGAGGGCGGCCCCGGCACCGGCAAGACCGCCGTCGCCCTGCACCGGGCGGCGTACCTGCTCTACCGGGACCGGCGCCGGTACGCGGGCGGCATCCTGATCGTCTCCCCGACCCCGCTGCTGGTGGCGTACACCGAGGGCGTGCTGCCCTCCCTCGGCGAGGAGGGGCAGGTCGCCATCCGCGCCCTCGGCTCCCTCGTCGACGGCGCCGAGGCCACCCTCTACGACGCGCCCGCCACCGCCCGCGCCAAGGGCTCCGCCCGGATGCTCAAGGTGCTGCGCAAGGCCGCCCGCGGCGCGCTGGAACCGAGCGGTTCCCCGACCCGGCTGCGGGTCGTCGCCTTCGGCCGGCGGCTCGAACTGGAGGCCGAGGAGCTGGCCGGCATCCGGCGCGCCGTCCTCGGCGGCACCGCCCCCGTCAACCTGCTGCGCCCCCGCGCCCGCCGGCTGCTCCTGGACGCCCTGTGGGACGCCTCGGGCGCCGGCGCCCGCCACACCGACCCGGAACTCGCCGCCGAGCTGCGCTCCTCCTTCGACGAGGACGTCAGCTCCGAGGACGACTTCGTCGCCTTCCTCGACGCCTGGTGGCCCGAGCTGACCCCGGCGGCCGTGCTGGACGCCATGGCCGACGAGAAGGCGCTCGGCCGCTGGGCCCGCCGGGTGCTCACCCCGGGCGAGGTGCGCCGGGTGGCGCGCTCCCTGCGGCGCGAGGGCCGCAGCGTGCACGACATCGCCCTGCTCGACGAGTTGCAGGCCCTGCTCGGCGCCCCCGCCCGGCCCCGCCCGCGGCGCGATCCGGACGCCTTCGACCAGTTCGGCGGTGTGGAGGAGCTGATGCCGCAGCGCGAGGAGAGCCGGCGCGAGCGCGCCGAGCGGCTTGCCCGGGAGCGCACCGAGTACGCCCACGTCATCGTCGACGAGGCGCAGGACCTGACGCCGATGCAGTGGCGGATGGTGGGCCGCCGCGGCCGGCACGCCACCTGGACCGTGGTCGGCGACCCGGCCCAGTCCTCCTGGTCCGACCCGGACGAGGCGGCGGCGGCCCGCGACGAGGCCCTCGGCAGCCGCCCGCGCCGCCGCTTCCGCCTCACGGTCAACTACCGCAACCCGGCCGAGATCGCCGAGCTGGCCTCCCGGGTGCTCGCCCTCGCCCTGCCCGGCGCCGCGGCGCCCTCCGCGGTGCGCTCGACCGGCGTGGAGCCCCGCTTCACCGTCGCGGGGGAGTCGCTCGCCGCCACGGTCCGCGAGGAGGCGGCGCGGCTGCTGGAGCGGGTCGACGGCACCGTCGGCGTCGTCGTCGCCATGCACCGGCGCGAGGAGGCCCGGCGCTGGCTCGACGGGCTCGGGGACCGGGTGGTGGCGCTGGGCAGCCTGGAGGCCAAGGGCCTGGAGTACGACGCGACGGTCGTCGTCTCGCCGGCGGAGATCGCCGACGAGTCGCCCGCCGGGCTGCGGGTGCTCTACGTGGCCCTGACCCGGGCCACCCAGCAGCTCACCCTCGTCTCCGGCGAGCGCGACGAGCCGGACGCGCGGGGCGTGCCGGACCTCCTCCGCGACTGA
- a CDS encoding NAD-dependent malic enzyme yields the protein MATAPSVSYSMTIRLEVPASGTSVSQLTTAVESSGGSVTGLDVTASGHEKLRIDVTIAATSTSHADEIVEELRGVEGVVLGKVSDRTFLMHLGGKIEMASKHPIRNRDDLSMVYTPGVARVCMAIAENPEDARRLTIKRNSVAVVTDGSAVLGLGNIGPKAALPVMEGKAALFKRFAGIDAWPLCLDTQDTDAIVEIVKAIAPGFAGINLEDISAPRCFEIEARLREALDIPVFHDDQHGTAIVVLAALTNALRVVGKGIENVRVVMSGAGAAGTAILRLLLAAGVKNAVVADIHGVVHAGREDLVDAAPDSALRWIADNTNPENVTGTLKDAVRGADVFVGVSAPNVLDGDDVAAMAEGAVVFALANPDPEVDPAVARQTAAVVATGRSDFPNQINNVLVFPGVFRGLLDAQSRAVTTGMMLAAAQALADVVTEDELNPNYIVPSVFNDKVAGAVAGAVRDAAKAAGVAP from the coding sequence ATGGCAACGGCGCCCAGCGTCTCCTACTCGATGACCATCAGGCTGGAGGTGCCCGCGAGCGGAACGTCCGTGTCGCAGCTCACCACCGCCGTCGAGTCCTCCGGAGGCTCGGTGACCGGCCTCGACGTCACGGCGTCCGGCCACGAGAAGCTCCGCATCGACGTCACCATCGCGGCCACCTCGACCTCCCACGCCGACGAGATCGTCGAGGAGCTGCGCGGTGTCGAGGGCGTCGTCCTCGGCAAGGTCTCCGACCGTACCTTCCTGATGCACCTCGGCGGCAAGATCGAGATGGCGTCGAAGCACCCCATCCGCAACCGCGACGACCTCTCCATGGTCTACACCCCCGGTGTCGCCCGCGTCTGCATGGCCATCGCGGAGAACCCCGAGGACGCCCGCCGCCTGACCATCAAGCGCAACTCCGTTGCGGTCGTGACGGACGGCTCGGCCGTGCTGGGCCTCGGCAACATCGGCCCGAAGGCCGCGCTGCCGGTCATGGAGGGCAAGGCCGCCCTCTTCAAGCGCTTCGCCGGCATCGACGCCTGGCCGCTGTGCCTGGACACCCAGGACACCGACGCCATCGTCGAGATCGTCAAGGCCATCGCCCCGGGCTTCGCCGGCATCAACCTGGAGGACATCTCGGCGCCGCGCTGCTTCGAGATCGAGGCCCGGCTGCGCGAGGCCCTGGACATCCCCGTCTTCCACGACGACCAGCACGGCACGGCCATCGTCGTCCTCGCCGCCCTCACCAACGCCCTGCGGGTGGTCGGCAAGGGCATCGAGAACGTCCGCGTGGTCATGTCCGGCGCCGGCGCGGCCGGCACCGCCATCCTCAGGCTGCTGCTCGCCGCGGGCGTGAAGAACGCGGTCGTCGCCGACATCCACGGCGTCGTGCACGCCGGCCGCGAGGACCTGGTGGACGCGGCGCCCGACTCGGCGCTGCGCTGGATCGCGGACAACACCAACCCGGAGAACGTGACCGGCACGCTGAAGGACGCGGTGCGGGGCGCCGACGTCTTCGTCGGTGTCTCCGCCCCCAACGTCCTGGACGGCGACGACGTCGCCGCCATGGCCGAGGGCGCGGTCGTGTTCGCGCTCGCGAACCCGGACCCCGAGGTCGACCCGGCCGTCGCCCGGCAGACCGCCGCGGTCGTCGCCACCGGCCGCTCCGACTTCCCGAACCAGATCAACAACGTCCTGGTCTTCCCGGGCGTCTTCCGCGGTCTGCTCGACGCCCAGTCCCGCGCGGTCACCACCGGCATGATGCTGGCCGCCGCGCAGGCCCTCGCGGACGTGGTGACCGAGGACGAGCTGAACCCGAACTACATCGTCCCGAGCGTCTTCAACGACAAGGTCGCGGGCGCCGTCGCGGGCGCCGTGCGGGACGCGGCGAAGGCCGCGGGCGTCGCCCCGTAG
- a CDS encoding HU family DNA-binding protein translates to MNRSELVAALADRAEVTRKDADAVLAAFAEVVGDIVSKGDEKVTVPGFLTFERTHRAARTARNPQTGEPIQIPAGYSVKVSAGSKLKEAAKGK, encoded by the coding sequence ATGAACCGCAGTGAGCTGGTGGCCGCGCTGGCCGACCGCGCCGAGGTGACCCGCAAGGACGCCGACGCCGTGCTGGCCGCGTTCGCCGAGGTCGTCGGCGACATCGTCTCCAAGGGCGACGAGAAGGTCACCGTCCCCGGCTTCCTGACCTTCGAGCGCACCCACCGTGCCGCTCGGACCGCCCGCAACCCGCAGACCGGCGAGCCGATCCAGATCCCGGCCGGCTACAGCGTGAAGGTCTCGGCGGGCTCCAAGCTCAAGGAAGCCGCCAAGGGCAAGTAA